A DNA window from Pseudomonas sp. B21-056 contains the following coding sequences:
- the cls gene encoding cardiolipin synthase codes for MDYFGPHVFGYLIALLHTLGSIAAVHAVLTVRTAQGSIAWALSLLFIPYLTLIPYLVFGRSTFDGYIKARRQANEEMRKAVSELNWRPWVEEALAARASQAYASLRAMPKLGRTPCLANNEVRLLVNGHATFKAIFQAIENAREAVLIQFFIIHDDRLGQRLQTLLLKKAAEGVAVYLLYDRIGSHSLPHRYVQALRDGGVHVKAFATRSGWLNRFQVNFRNHRKIVAVDGVLGFVGGHNVGDEYMGQMPPLSPWRDTHVEVRGPVVASMQESFAEDWFWAARSLPPLILPDTYPEDGVLCQLLASGPADAQETCSLFFVEAIHAASERVWITTPYFIPDESVFAALRLAVLRGVDVRILLPSRPDHKVVYAASSLYAFEAVRAGVRVFRYEPGFLHQKVVLIDREISAIGSANLDNRSFRLNFEVMLLTVDIPFATEVERMLEKDFAQAHEIAQQENRETHRVRKIGMRIARLISPIL; via the coding sequence ATGGATTATTTCGGACCGCATGTTTTCGGTTACTTGATTGCGTTGCTCCATACCCTGGGTTCCATCGCCGCGGTGCATGCGGTGCTTACGGTGCGCACCGCCCAAGGATCGATCGCCTGGGCCCTGTCACTGCTGTTTATCCCCTACCTGACGTTGATTCCCTATCTGGTGTTCGGTCGCAGCACCTTCGACGGCTACATCAAGGCACGCCGGCAAGCCAACGAAGAAATGCGCAAGGCCGTGTCCGAGTTGAACTGGCGCCCATGGGTCGAAGAGGCCCTGGCCGCCCGCGCCTCCCAAGCCTACGCCTCGCTACGCGCCATGCCCAAACTGGGCCGAACGCCCTGCCTGGCGAACAATGAGGTGCGTTTGCTCGTCAATGGTCACGCCACGTTCAAGGCCATTTTCCAAGCCATCGAAAACGCCCGGGAAGCCGTGCTGATCCAGTTTTTCATCATTCATGACGACCGACTTGGCCAACGCCTGCAGACGTTGCTTTTGAAGAAAGCCGCCGAAGGCGTGGCGGTCTATCTGCTGTATGACCGGATCGGCAGCCATTCCCTGCCCCATCGTTATGTCCAGGCGTTGCGCGATGGGGGCGTTCATGTGAAAGCGTTCGCGACCCGCAGTGGCTGGCTCAATCGTTTCCAGGTCAACTTTCGCAACCACCGCAAGATCGTCGCGGTGGACGGTGTGCTGGGGTTCGTCGGCGGGCACAACGTGGGCGACGAATACATGGGGCAGATGCCGCCCCTGTCGCCATGGCGCGATACCCACGTTGAAGTACGTGGCCCCGTGGTGGCGAGCATGCAGGAGTCATTTGCCGAAGACTGGTTCTGGGCCGCCCGCTCCCTACCGCCATTGATCCTGCCAGACACCTACCCCGAGGACGGCGTGCTCTGCCAGTTGCTGGCCAGCGGGCCGGCCGATGCCCAGGAAACCTGTTCGCTCTTTTTCGTCGAAGCCATTCATGCGGCCAGTGAACGGGTCTGGATCACCACGCCTTACTTCATTCCTGACGAGTCGGTATTCGCTGCCTTGCGCCTGGCGGTGCTGCGCGGAGTGGACGTGCGCATCCTCCTGCCTTCACGACCGGACCATAAGGTCGTCTACGCGGCCTCCAGCCTGTATGCGTTCGAAGCGGTGCGGGCCGGTGTGCGAGTGTTTCGCTACGAGCCGGGGTTCCTGCATCAGAAAGTGGTACTGATCGACCGGGAAATCAGCGCCATCGGCAGCGCCAACCTGGACAACCGTTCTTTTCGGCTGAATTTCGAAGTGATGCTGCTGACGGTGGATATTCCGTTCGCCACCGAAGTCGAGCGGATGCTTGAAAAGGACTTTGCGCAAGCCCACGAAATCGCCCAACAGGAAAACCGGGAAACCCACCGCGTACGAAAAATCGGCATGCGGATCGCCCGGCTTATTTCGCCGATACTTTAA
- a CDS encoding metal ABC transporter permease has translation MLAATHLWQPFQEFVFMRRALLGGLVLACSTAPLGVFLILRRMSLIGDAVAHGILPGAALGFWFAGLSLPALTLGGLGAGLGMAGLAAWVTRRTGLREDASLAAIYPISLAAGVLILGVAGKRLDLLHLLFGSALAVDGPTLTGMLWVSAVSLIAMALIYRPLLLDTLDPLFLQTVSRLGPLAHGVFLTLVVLNLVIGFQAIGALMVVGLMMLPAASSRFWSRRLPALMAIAALLGCLSVWFGLLLSFYFSLPSGPAIVLVAGALYLLSVIFGPVHGLLRRPPLLTSP, from the coding sequence ATGCTCGCGGCCACCCACCTCTGGCAGCCTTTTCAGGAGTTCGTCTTCATGCGCCGGGCTTTGCTCGGCGGCCTGGTACTGGCCTGCAGCACGGCACCTTTGGGGGTATTCCTGATCCTGCGGCGCATGAGCCTGATCGGCGACGCCGTGGCCCACGGCATCCTACCCGGCGCCGCACTGGGCTTCTGGTTCGCCGGATTGAGCCTGCCGGCCCTGACGCTGGGCGGCCTCGGCGCGGGCCTGGGCATGGCCGGGCTCGCGGCCTGGGTGACCCGTCGCACCGGCCTGCGGGAAGATGCGAGCCTCGCGGCGATCTATCCCATCTCCCTGGCGGCCGGTGTTTTGATCCTCGGCGTGGCGGGTAAGCGGTTGGATCTGCTGCACCTGTTGTTCGGTTCGGCATTGGCAGTGGACGGCCCGACACTCACCGGCATGCTCTGGGTGTCAGCGGTCAGCCTGATTGCCATGGCGCTGATCTACCGCCCCCTGTTACTCGACACCCTGGATCCGCTGTTCCTGCAAACCGTCAGCCGCCTCGGCCCGTTGGCCCATGGTGTGTTCCTGACCCTGGTGGTGCTGAACCTGGTGATCGGCTTCCAGGCCATTGGCGCCCTCATGGTGGTCGGCTTGATGATGCTGCCGGCCGCCTCCTCCAGGTTCTGGAGTCGTCGCTTGCCGGCCCTGATGGCCATCGCTGCGCTGCTCGGTTGCCTCTCGGTCTGGTTCGGCCTGTTGCTGTCCTTCTACTTCTCGCTGCCCAGCGGCCCGGCCATCGTACTGGTCGCCGGGGCGTTGTATCTGTTGTCCGTGATATTCGGTCCGGTGCACGGTTTGCTGCGCCGCCCGCCCTTGCTCACATCCCCATGA
- a CDS encoding metal ABC transporter ATP-binding protein, whose protein sequence is MINCQALRWGPPGRPLTPELHLERPAGSLTAIIGANGSGKSSLLKVLAGLQKPLSGKLTLTVPRRGGVSFLPQQQHLDRQFPISLQELVAAGAWGSRQTPAQRSQRLSTVLENWALTGLENRPLMALSGGELQRALLARLSLAEAPLLLLDEPHAALDEEGQALLWKHIHDWHTLGRTLVVVCHDLAAVRQHIPHTLLVSPTGCTLGRSVEVIAQQPHMKVA, encoded by the coding sequence ATGATCAATTGTCAGGCTTTGCGCTGGGGGCCGCCGGGGCGCCCTCTTACTCCCGAGCTGCATCTGGAACGTCCCGCTGGCAGCCTGACGGCGATCATTGGCGCCAATGGTTCGGGCAAAAGCAGTCTGCTGAAAGTCCTCGCTGGGTTGCAAAAACCGCTTTCCGGAAAGCTCACGCTGACGGTTCCACGGCGAGGCGGTGTTTCGTTCCTGCCGCAACAGCAACACCTGGATCGCCAGTTTCCCATCAGCTTGCAAGAGCTGGTGGCCGCAGGGGCCTGGGGTAGCCGACAAACACCGGCCCAGCGAAGCCAGCGACTCAGCACGGTACTGGAGAACTGGGCTTTGACGGGCCTGGAAAATCGACCACTCATGGCGTTGTCTGGAGGCGAATTGCAGCGTGCCCTGCTCGCTCGCCTGAGTCTGGCCGAGGCGCCGTTGCTATTGCTCGATGAACCTCACGCGGCGCTCGATGAAGAAGGTCAGGCGTTGCTGTGGAAGCACATTCACGACTGGCACACCCTAGGCCGCACCCTGGTGGTGGTGTGTCATGACCTCGCCGCTGTACGCCAGCATATTCCCCACACCTTATTGGTCAGCCCCACAGGCTGCACGTTGGGTCGCAGCGTTGAAGTGATCGCCCAGCAACCTCATATGAAGGTGGCTTGA
- a CDS encoding DUF3617 domain-containing protein yields the protein MNVRLLGLALAVGLSVPVAAQAQMLQPGLWELTTSNMKVDNQNLPDLQLILGQLQNQITPEQRAMLEKQGITMGGKGIRVCLTPEQVQTNDIPLQDPQSGCKQQITERTGNQWKFRFSCPKAQGNGIATFQSDREFTTKVNGTFNATGIQQNGSLDTRAVWLGQDCGTVKPRA from the coding sequence ATGAATGTTCGTCTGCTGGGTTTGGCCTTGGCGGTTGGCTTGTCGGTTCCTGTGGCGGCTCAGGCACAGATGCTTCAGCCAGGTCTGTGGGAATTGACTACAAGCAATATGAAAGTCGATAACCAGAACCTGCCAGACCTGCAACTTATTCTCGGCCAGCTGCAGAACCAGATCACCCCGGAGCAAAGGGCGATGTTGGAGAAGCAGGGCATTACCATGGGCGGGAAGGGGATTCGGGTATGCCTGACGCCGGAGCAGGTCCAGACCAATGATATTCCGCTGCAAGATCCGCAATCAGGATGCAAACAACAGATCACCGAGCGCACCGGCAATCAGTGGAAGTTTCGCTTCAGCTGCCCGAAAGCCCAGGGCAACGGTATCGCGACATTCCAGAGCGATCGGGAATTCACCACCAAGGTCAACGGCACCTTCAATGCCACTGGCATCCAGCAGAATGGCAGCCTCGATACCCGTGCCGTGTGGTTGGGGCAGGATTGCGGGACGGTCAAGCCGAGGGCTTGA
- a CDS encoding metal ABC transporter substrate-binding protein, with translation MRALLVLFSLMLSMSLSAAEKLQVVTSFSILADMTRQVGGEHIQITNMVGPDADAHTYEPTPDDAKALLGAKLIIKNGLGFEPWLDRLVTSTETGAPVISASRGVIPRSLDEDGETIPDPHAWHNLANAELYVHNITKALEAADPANKADYERNSQAYLKKIYGLLAEAKAKLGSLPPGNRKIVTSHDAFGYLGQAYGIDFMAPQGLSTEREPSAAEVAALITQIRQAHVKAVFMENIKDARLLKQIADESGARIGGTLYSDALAASGPASTFTGLFEYNLNTLYDALSKP, from the coding sequence ATGCGCGCTCTGCTCGTGCTGTTCAGTCTGATGCTGTCGATGTCCTTGTCCGCCGCCGAAAAACTCCAGGTAGTCACCAGCTTCAGCATTCTCGCCGACATGACCCGACAGGTCGGGGGCGAGCATATCCAGATCACCAACATGGTCGGACCGGATGCCGACGCGCACACCTACGAACCAACGCCGGACGATGCCAAGGCGTTGCTCGGTGCAAAATTGATCATCAAGAATGGATTGGGTTTCGAGCCGTGGCTGGATCGCCTGGTCACCAGCACGGAAACCGGTGCCCCGGTCATCAGTGCCAGTCGTGGCGTGATTCCGCGTTCCCTGGATGAAGACGGTGAGACAATCCCCGACCCACACGCCTGGCACAACCTGGCAAATGCCGAGCTGTATGTACACAACATCACCAAGGCGCTGGAAGCCGCCGATCCGGCCAACAAAGCCGATTACGAGCGCAACAGCCAGGCGTACCTGAAAAAGATCTACGGGCTGCTTGCCGAAGCCAAGGCCAAGCTCGGTTCACTGCCGCCGGGCAACCGCAAGATCGTGACATCGCATGATGCATTCGGTTATCTGGGTCAGGCCTACGGCATCGACTTCATGGCGCCTCAGGGACTGTCCACCGAACGGGAACCGTCAGCCGCCGAAGTCGCAGCGCTGATTACCCAGATCCGTCAGGCGCACGTCAAAGCAGTGTTCATGGAAAACATCAAGGATGCACGCCTGCTCAAGCAGATCGCCGACGAAAGCGGCGCACGCATCGGCGGCACGCTGTACTCCGATGCCCTCGCCGCCAGCGGACCGGCCAGTACCTTCACCGGCCTGTTCGAATATAACCTCAACACGCTGTATGACGCGTTGTCCAAACCGTAA